The nucleotide sequence tacattttttttctcctctttcaTTTCAACAAACTAAACATGATGTCTGATGACTGAAGTTATGTTTCAAGAATATCTCGCAAGAAGATGATATTCCCTTcttctttgataaaaaaaacacaagatcTTCCCTTTTATATTTTAGCCTTGTGACAAGGGCCTTGTTTTTGGCTAAAATCTTAGGCTCCTCAAATATAACATGAGATATACAGAGCAAGAAGACAAGCTCTTCAtgtaaatttcatatttctcatcATAACATTATAAGATAAAACCCTCAAAGTCTAAGATTCAAGTGATTATGATTGAAAAAGTAACAACTTGGTGATATTTGGGGCTCTATTTACATTGATCAAGAAATACATAAAATCACATAAATATCATAACGACTTAttataatttctaattatttattatatcaatGAAAAGCGAAAAAGTGATCAAGAAATCAAAcaatcttttatatataattttttggagTGGGTCAAAGTATACATAGGAGATAACTTTGTCCGTGATAGACTTCATCGATTGGCCAAGCTCAAAGTAGGGCGAAGGAGTTGTTTTTTGTATACCCCTATGCTTTGATTGGCTTTTTGAGGCCTTTGTACACATTGAGTATACTTTTGTGCTCCCTTTAGTTATGCactgttaatatatatatatataatctttgcctatcaataaaaaataaaaataaattaataaattaattaattaattaaaaaaaaaaatcttcaatcaaCTACAAGAAAAACATACTCATATGGTAAGAATAGGATTGCATTCAGAACTTTAGCATCACCACTGTAACTTTTTTCTCCATGCTTGTCATATTACTAATCAAGTTAACATTATAGATTAGAATCACCCAACAAATGTAATGATTCAAATGCCACTCTTGTGAAGAACAATGGagttaatattttcttgttcaGATTTCAAAGCCTTTGTAGGCACAATGGCACTAAACCATAATTATCAGAAAATGCCAGTACCTTAGATCTATGATCTGGATCATACCACAGACAAATTACTAAACTTAAACAAAGATATGATCAAAACTTCAGTCGGAATAAATTAATCGAGCAACCACAATACAGTTCCAAACTCTCTGCAATTAAAATCAAACACTCACTCAATTCGTTTGCGCTAGCAAGTCTCTCAACTAAGCTAAACCACATTATCATCTACGAAATAAGAAAAAAGCAAAATTCAGCATCAACTCTCCAAAACACTCTGCTTTTATTTTCCATGGCATTTGATACTAACCCTAATTATTCCTCCCGATAAGAAATTGATTTCGGAATTTCAACAAAATATACAATTTCACCCAATACAaagatattacaaaaaaaaataaaaataaataaaaaaatcaaatttattcacaaaacagaaaaatcaattaagaaagaaagaaccGTAGCAGAAAAGCAAAACAGCGAAACGATTCTACTCGTTCAAACACGACAAATCGAACCGGAAACAGAAGCAAACGGAACAAAACCCTAGGATAGAGGACATCATAAAACGCAGCGTTTTGAGAACGGACCTGCCTCGGTGAAGGAGGTCTCATTCTCTTCTTCCTTGCTCCGCCCaatctcctctctctctctctctctctctctctgttctCCTCTTTTTGCGACAATcgaggtttttcttttttttgtttttcttttcttaaaaatacaatattatcCATGAAGAGGGTGGGGAGTTGGATGGAATATGGGGGGTGTTTTGGTCTTTTGGGAGCTTTAGCGTAACGGCGTCGGATTGGGCGTGTTTGCGTGAAGGGTGTTCATGTACGAAGCGAATCCAAGACGAGGTTGGAATTAATGGTGGTAGTAATGGGCCCAGATCTGCATTCGAGGATAATGGGCTGATTTTGGGCCGAAAAGGACAGGACGCCAAGTTCTAGCTCAGCCCATTTAGAGATCAGTACTTGTTTCCAGGTTCAGCCCATTCTAGGGGTGGAATTTGGACTTGGCCCATTTTTaagcaaaaaatcaaattgcaaTTGTatgttaaattttgatataaatacatatgaaaattttagaaaaacattGTGGAATGGTTTAACCCAATCTAACTTTacttaattcaattttgaatCCAAGGCTAATCGAATTCGGTGGAGTCAAACTTAAAGTTAGAAAAACAAGGTTAAATTGAATACCTCCGATTAGAATTCATGTTGAATTGAACTAAGGTAGAACACTAACTTGATTTGAGCAAAGTTATGaggtatttggtaaaacttaatatttattacttaatgatttatgattactttaagttaaattatgacatgaagttttgtttttttaaacatcataaaaaaagatttgtttTATATGACATTTATACGAATAAAATCTTATGATTATTAAGAACTCAATAGGACCTTCCCTCTTGAATCAGACAAACTTTATCAAAGAGGGGGTGGTTCCTATTGAGTTATTACGCTTTTATATCAACAATTCAATTCATCCTATTACTATAGGGATGAACCCAATCTGGAATAtgaatcataaaataaaatgtttattaaacTGATTATGGGAATACCAATTACAGTACCTATTAGTCAAAGAAGAATCCTttacttataatttattatttaatttttactttaagtattaaggttgtttgataaaattaacttaaaactaattttaaattatcaaaatgatatatttattctcataaattacaATCAGTGTAAAGAATGTTGAATAATAGTAAAGGTTGTGAAGTAGTAAATGAAATCATCATAGAGATAATTAGgataaatgaaagtaaaaaagtctaagaataaattaattatttttactttaaatcatatgattaaattattttaatttaagttattaagtcactttaagttattatattaatttaccaaacacTCGCAACCCTGACTAAAATCACAATTGATgccatattttcaaaaagaaacaTCAGTATTACAATAACATTGAGTCCAAATAAATCTTggggaagtaaaaaaaaaaaaaaaaattaatgttccaacttttttaaaatgataaattattttttaaaaaaaaggtaaacaaacATCAATCTTAACTTTCAACTCCAATCATTGAATTTATCAAGGCTTTAATATTCTTATAAGTAAACTAGGTTCATTGAACCTAGACACTCCAAGCTTCATTCAAGAATGTGGACAAATTATACTGATTTACTCACACAACATTTCTTACTTAGAAGCCATCATCATTCAACATGCATTAAGTTCAATGTACCTGGACACCTGAGTTAAACAAACCTTATctttaaatttcatttgaattaatttttccaAAGTCTATAGCCCTTTTTTCTTATATGAAAAAGGTAATGTACTGTAATACAGGTAGTCGCCTGTTTCtcaaatgaaaaagatttttaaattttgtttttctcttaaaaattttggaatcaaacataacattaTAAGACAAAACATGAGCTAGTTTCCCATTATTGTGGAGAAATATATTGTTGTAAGGATAATGTGGATAAACTAGAAAGTTGAGCAAAATAAacgagtatataaaaaaaaaattgataaaaaaataaatttatgatacatgagaTATGCATATCCCGTATTTTAGTATGAGATTAATATATCTTACATagaaatatatggaaaaaaaaaatgaataatatatctCACAACTTATCATATTCTATGCTTAgttaaatataagataagataagtaatgagataatttatcttattttatcacTATCCAAACataagatatgatataatatcttCTATCTTATCCAATATAATGTTATAtccaatcaatcaaatatgacCTTCAAATTTTGTATCGGGGTTGGGATAAACTCTAATAATAATTgtaatgattaatttattttcatcaattggttaatttttatataagatatttaaataataataatttttgaaaaaagcaTGAACCAATTGAAAGTTTGACAAATCATTATAACTAgttctttgaatttttaaaaccttagtataatatttaaactttaataagaaaaatatttctaaggcttagaaaatatttataactaataaaattaaaaattaaaaattcattttcttttaacatatttttcttctagaGTCAAACACAACAAACATGCACAtgaattatttcaaataatttctttacattttagaaatatttttcaaatatatactGAAGGCCTAACTTTAAATAAAGCAGGAATGCAATTTCAAGGCTGattcattttccaaattcaGCAACAGCGCAGGGGAGCGCAGGGGGTATGCGCTAGGTTCAATGAACCTGGAAACCAATGGTTCCCGGCGTCGAGTCTCCACATCTAAGAACGACGGCGCCACGTGGAAACACGGGTTACGTGCGATCAGCAACTGATCAAAAGGCAGTTCGCCACACGAGCCACTGAACAAATGACAGTTCGCCACACGAGCCGCACGTGGTTATGCGCAACTTGGACGTCTATCCCCATTCTGAACTTGACTCAACACATGGTCTAGATTCATTAGCAACTCTAAGTTTTCGAACCCTATAAATAAAGCCTCTACATATTCTTCCGTAGTGCACCGTGGCGTAACATTTCCTCCAAATTTCTTCATTTCCtctgaaaattttcagaaaaagTTTTACTTCCGACAAGTGTACTTGGTCATTTTCTCTTTCTGTATGTTGGATGTGAACACTGTGTCGTCATTTCTTCAAGATCACTGTCTATAACAACCTTGTCGAAGTAACCGCTAGTGGAAAAAACCAGAAACGGGGAAAATAAAATCCCGGAAAGAAAGAGGGTGCcggagaaaaaaaatctataattatCTTATCATCCCTCAATGGCGAAGATCCCGGTGAGGTTCAAGAGGGTGGCGGCTGCTTTCGACGAGGTGGTTCGGGTGCGGCCATGCGACAGCTGGGAAAGCGAGAGTTCTACTGAGCTTTCGGATGCTGATCTTTCGGATCTGGTGAATTCTTTTCTTGAAGAAGAAAGGGTTGGAGTTGAAGAGGAAATGGTTAAGGATGAGGGAGGAGACGTTGAGCGAGAAACGGATGGGGATTTGATTGGAAGAAGAGAAAGTTACTGCTCTGATTCGGAGACGAAGGAGGCGTTGCGGAGCTTGTTAGGCGACGAGGCTTCGGATGACGCCGTTGAAAAGATTCGGGCCGAGACGGAACTTGCGTGCCGGCATATCGGGAGTGGTTCGTCGTCGAAGGGGTTTAAGCGGCGGCTGATGAATCGTTTACGCGAGAGAGGGTTCGACGCCGGTACGTATTTGaatttaccattttattttattttttgaattagcCTTTGTTGGTTGGTAAGAAAACGGTAGAAAATCGTGATTTTTGGGACATTTCTGAATCCATGAATCTTGACTCAACAGGTCTCTGCAAATCTCGGTGGGGGAAAACCAATAAGCGGTCGATTCCCGGGGACTACGAGTACGTCGACGTTAACATCGCCGGAACCCGCTATGTCGTGGAAGTGTTTCTCGCCGGAGAATTCGAGATAGCCCGGGCAACTAAAGATTACATTTCACTGCTGGAGGAATTTCCTCCGATCTTCGTGGGAAAGCAAGAAGAGCTGAAGCAGATTGTGAGGATAATGAGCCGAGCCATGAAAGGATCCATGAAGAGCGTGGAAATGCACGTCCCGCCGTGGAGGAGGAACAGCTACATGCAGGCGAAATGGTTTGGGTCGTACAAGCGGACGACCAGTGCCGCTCCGCCGAGGAAGGAGTCGGAACGGGGCCCCGGTTTCGCCGGAGAGAGGTTGCCGGAGATGATTTTGGTGGTAGGATAGCGTTTCAAGGGGTTTTTGGGTGTTGATTGAAGTTTGCTTTGTAATCAATTTGTAAAtttgtttgaatgaaaataaaattattttctacttCTCAAAACATTTATATGATGAAGAAAGCAtagaaattatataattaagttaattaattatatttattaaaattataaatttcataataaaaatattaaaaaataattcaattatttctcTTACCATTTATAATCATATATATCTTATTCAATTGTACCGTTTATTTCatctttgaattttctcactaATTCCGACCatccttaaataaataataataataattgttatcTATGGTTGAGTGGTACcacaaatttataatttcttttcatatttatataattttagattaataattatattttgaaaataaactatatcatttttttagaaaagaattTGATTGATAAACttctaaaaatatagaaagtcatttaaaataattatttgataggcaattattttttaatattaaaaacatttttttatttatatccaaaaaacttgaaaaaaaaattgagggaaactaagaataaaaataaataaaaaggaaaaatagtaaataaagaaaaaatgaaataaaataaaaaaataaatttaaaattaataaattatttttacatattattttaaattatttagtttatttagattttttatataaatattaaataatttaaattttttaataaaatttcatgaCACACTTTTAAGATTTATAGGGGTAACATGATTGATAAAACatcattattactttttattaaaatgcaCTAATCTTTTGCCGCCCAttccattaataaattaaaggcACTGTCCAATTCAAAGTTCAGCCCATTCGTAAAAGTAgatatcattaataaataagGCTGATGTGGCACATGTTGTCATCTTTTAGGGTCCCTACAACGTTATTATTGATGATGATGTATAGGATAAGCGCTGGTCAAGGCAGACTGGGCTGGTGGTGGTAGTTGCCTTAAGTGAACCTGGTGGGACGATATGTAAAACTTGAAGGTGGTTCTTGTACTCTGTAAAAATTATCATGAggttaggttatgtttggttctgtgggaaaattcataaagaaaagagtactaaaaaaatagaaaaaaataaaataaaattcaataaattatttttatttaaatttttttgaaacttttatttccattttccGAAACCAAACgtaaccttaattttttaaaatccttaaataaaaatttcccaACCAAAACATCAATGGTAAGTACAGTCTAATctcttttcatttgtttgtttggtagGAAAATGGGGAgggattttgagaaaaaaggttaaaaaaaatcgAGTGTTGGAAAATGTAGGCACCAAGAGACACAAAGCCACTGGGAAATCAAAGGGGCTTTGCCTGGAAGGTGACCCGAATCAAATGTTCTGTTGCTGTAAGAGAAGGGTCTCTTAAAAAGGCTAAATCCTATGCCATTTCCCTCTTCTCCCCTTctcaaattcattcatattctattcatttaacagaagagcaaaaaaaaaattgtgagaagTTCGGTAAGCAGATTTGTCGACAGAGATTCACGACAACCGGCCAGTTAACTTCTCAGCCATTTGATTTGATATAGCTACAGCCACCTTTGGCAAATCAAGATCAAGGGCACTCACTGCTCCCTCCTCTTGGTACATGTAGCCAAACAACATCTTGAACCCTAACCCTAGTAAAAACTGAAAGAGACGATCTAGTTGAGAGCAACGAACCCTAGCCTCTGCCCTTGCTTTTATAGCATGGGTTGCCTCAAGAGGAAAGATCTCAGCCGCACATCTTGTAACTCACCATTTTAGTTTTGGGCCCACTGAAGACTGAAAGGGCTTTTGGGCTGGGCCCAAACagaaacttttgaaaattttatgctcTGTTTGGATCTGGGAAACCCTGAAAAGGTGCTATATGTAAAAAGAActtacaaaatttgaaattctccGTTCTTGGTatgaaagagaataaaaatatatttaaagaaataagaaaaaaaaaattattagtttgaaaCTTCATTTAAATCTCGGAGAGTTTGAGGGGAAGGCCTTGTTTCATAGCATTTTCCAACATCCAAATGAAGcccaaatattttttcttttttcttttttctttttcctttttaaataatttttattcactcCAATTTCctctcaaatttcaattttctttctccCATACTTTTCTCCAGACTTCCCAAGATCCAAAGGAAGCCCTGTTTGGAGAGAGAATTACATTTGACATAAGGATTTTAGTAGCATTGATGTTAGCTGtttgtttaattatattattatatacatATCCGCAGATGTTTTCAACAAAATCAGAAAACCCGCTTCTTGATTCACTGTGTAGCAGCTCTCAAGTTTGATTTTTGATACAGTTTTCGCCTTCCAATACTCAATACAGCTCAACATCTGCAAGCTGTTTGGGCAATTGAATAAGCTTACATAAGCTATCAAAAATGAACAACACTTCCAGTTCAGAAGGATATAACAACTAATCTACTGATACAAAATCTGCAGATATGTCTCTTTGTCTTCCAAAGAAAGCAGAAGGAAAATTATCATGTGGCTGAATTGATCAGCTGGGTACCCTGTATGTGATTTTGTTAGCTATATTCGTTAGGGTTTTCTTTACTCTGGATGATAGGCACCCCATCTTCTCTCCAAACAATCCGCTCATCGCATAATGCTGATGTCACCTCCACGTATATGCGATGCTCCTGAAAAATTAAGGGTGTCAAGGAAAAACCATTTTGTGATGTGATGCACAATGGGAAATCCATAACTTCGTCATCCTCTCACATGAATGAGTAAAACTCTTGACCTGTTCCCCTTCAGGGAAGCAAGTTATAGCACTGgatgttttctttctctttgcaATGGTTGATAATGAAAGGAATTATTTAGGTTGGTTGCTGAGGAAGGTCATGTAATTATATGTTTTAGAATTTAGATGGACTACCTCATGAAGAACCCTTGCGGCCAGCTCATCTGCAGTGTCATCAGCAAGCACAGGCACAACTCTTTGAGCAAGGATACGCCCTGTGTCATAGTGCTCATCAACGAAATGGACTGTAGGACCTGAGTATCTAgccaaacatgaaaaagaaaatgagtaaccatttcttaaagtgaatccaaaaaaaaaaaaagtcaaagatgGTGTTCAATACTATGAAATAAGCAGACATTTGGAACCAGTTCTTGTCACAATGTGATAGTTCATCTGATATCAGCTTCTGAcaagaaaaattttaaggaaCTCGTTTATAGTCACATACATTACATTTTTTTCCGTGCTCATATCCATTATAAGAGCTAACCACTTAGTTTATGGGACTTGGGACATTAACTTTCAAGCCCCCGATTACCTCCCTCACTATTTCACAAAATAGTCCAGGATCCCAAAATATTTC is from Vitis riparia cultivar Riparia Gloire de Montpellier isolate 1030 chromosome 10, EGFV_Vit.rip_1.0, whole genome shotgun sequence and encodes:
- the LOC117922899 gene encoding uncharacterized protein LOC117922899; the protein is MAKIPVRFKRVAAAFDEVVRVRPCDSWESESSTELSDADLSDLVNSFLEEERVGVEEEMVKDEGGDVERETDGDLIGRRESYCSDSETKEALRSLLGDEASDDAVEKIRAETELACRHIGSGSSSKGFKRRLMNRLRERGFDAGLCKSRWGKTNKRSIPGDYEYVDVNIAGTRYVVEVFLAGEFEIARATKDYISLLEEFPPIFVGKQEELKQIVRIMSRAMKGSMKSVEMHVPPWRRNSYMQAKWFGSYKRTTSAAPPRKESERGPGFAGERLPEMILVVG